The following are from one region of the Candidatus Acidulodesulfobacterium ferriphilum genome:
- a CDS encoding phosphoketolase family protein, producing MNIKQSDKFQNYLSESELQTLNLYFDAANYLTIGQIYLMDNPLLLTPLKLEHIKPRLLGHWGTSPGLNFIYAHLNRIIKKYDLNSLFITGPGHGGPAIIANTYIEGTCSEYYPNISENGGGLKALFRQFSTPDGVPSHVSPKTPGSIHEGGELGYALSHAYGAALDNPDLTVFCVVGDGEAETGPMAASWHINKFLNPLIDGIVVPILHLNGYKINNPTILARISEEELVNLFKGYGYTPYLVEAEDVNIAHNKMALTLDKISEEINTIRNTVNKKNDKNFTRPVYPMIILKTPKGWTCPKEIDGLKLEGYWRAHQVPITDFKEKPEHIKILENWMKSYKPEKLFDEKGSLINKIKEFTPKKEKRMSANIHANGGLLLKDLVLPDFTKYAEKVEKPATVYGKATTTLGYYLRDVVKLNPDNFRIFSPDEHNSNRLNAVFDVTDRQWWGDIFNYDDHLSHKGRVIEILSEHTCEGLLEGYLLTGRHGFFSCYEAFIHIIDSMFNQHAKWLKEAGEVEWRRPIPSLNYLLTSHVWRQDHNGFSHQDPGFIDHVITKKPKYIRIYLPPDTNTLLAIADKCFRSKNRINVIIAGKQEELQWYDMDSAIKICKKGLGIMDFASNDRGYEPDIVMACAGDVPTLETLAAASILNNLAPELKIRVINVVDLMTLTPKEEHPNGLSDKEFDTLFTEDKPVVFAFHGYPWLIHRLSYRRTNHKNIHVRGYKEEGTTTTPFDMTVRNDLDRFHLVMDAADRVPYLKYKAAYIKEEMTNKIINHKEYISKYDDDMPEIKNWKWVYNTR from the coding sequence ATGAATATCAAACAATCCGATAAATTCCAGAATTATCTTTCCGAAAGCGAACTTCAAACATTAAATCTGTATTTCGACGCGGCAAACTATTTAACGATAGGGCAGATTTATTTAATGGACAACCCATTACTGCTAACCCCCTTAAAACTCGAACATATAAAACCCAGGTTATTAGGACACTGGGGTACCTCGCCCGGACTTAATTTTATTTATGCGCATTTAAATAGAATCATAAAAAAATATGATTTAAATTCGCTGTTTATTACCGGTCCCGGGCACGGCGGCCCTGCAATCATCGCAAATACTTACATCGAAGGAACCTGCAGTGAATATTATCCGAATATTTCCGAAAACGGAGGCGGACTTAAAGCGCTTTTCAGGCAATTTTCTACGCCGGACGGCGTCCCAAGCCATGTTTCCCCTAAAACTCCGGGCTCTATCCACGAAGGCGGCGAGCTTGGTTATGCCTTAAGCCATGCCTATGGGGCGGCGTTAGATAACCCTGATTTAACCGTTTTTTGCGTAGTCGGAGACGGCGAAGCCGAAACCGGACCGATGGCAGCCTCATGGCATATTAACAAGTTTTTAAACCCCCTGATAGACGGTATCGTCGTTCCGATTTTACATTTAAACGGCTATAAAATTAATAATCCGACAATATTAGCCCGCATAAGCGAAGAAGAGTTGGTAAATCTGTTTAAAGGCTATGGATATACGCCTTATCTTGTCGAAGCGGAAGATGTAAATATAGCCCATAATAAAATGGCGTTGACGCTTGATAAAATTTCTGAAGAAATTAATACTATTAGAAATACCGTAAATAAAAAAAATGATAAAAATTTTACAAGACCCGTCTATCCCATGATAATTTTAAAAACCCCTAAAGGCTGGACATGCCCGAAAGAGATCGACGGGCTTAAGCTTGAGGGGTACTGGCGCGCTCATCAGGTTCCTATCACGGATTTTAAAGAAAAGCCTGAACATATAAAAATATTGGAAAACTGGATGAAATCTTATAAACCCGAAAAATTATTCGATGAAAAAGGTTCTTTAATAAACAAAATAAAGGAATTTACTCCTAAAAAAGAAAAGAGGATGAGCGCCAATATCCATGCTAACGGCGGCTTATTGTTAAAAGATTTAGTTCTCCCCGATTTTACAAAATATGCCGAAAAGGTGGAAAAACCCGCTACGGTTTACGGAAAAGCCACAACCACGCTTGGATATTACCTGCGCGATGTAGTTAAATTAAACCCCGATAACTTTAGAATTTTCAGTCCCGACGAGCATAATTCAAACAGGCTTAACGCTGTTTTTGATGTAACCGATAGGCAGTGGTGGGGTGATATTTTTAATTATGACGACCATCTGTCCCATAAAGGAAGGGTTATCGAAATACTTAGCGAACATACTTGCGAAGGCCTTCTGGAAGGATATTTATTAACAGGAAGGCACGGCTTTTTTTCATGCTACGAAGCCTTTATTCATATAATAGACTCTATGTTTAATCAGCATGCAAAGTGGCTGAAAGAAGCAGGTGAAGTAGAATGGAGAAGACCGATACCTTCTTTAAATTATCTTCTGACATCTCATGTATGGCGGCAGGACCATAACGGTTTTTCACATCAGGATCCGGGATTTATCGACCATGTAATAACAAAAAAACCTAAATATATAAGAATATATTTGCCGCCGGATACAAATACGCTCCTTGCAATTGCCGACAAATGTTTTAGAAGTAAAAACAGGATAAATGTCATAATAGCCGGCAAGCAAGAAGAGCTTCAGTGGTACGATATGGACTCCGCTATTAAGATTTGCAAAAAGGGGCTGGGAATAATGGATTTCGCAAGCAATGACAGGGGTTATGAACCTGACATCGTTATGGCATGCGCCGGGGATGTCCCGACATTGGAAACCCTTGCGGCCGCGTCTATTTTAAACAATCTTGCTCCAGAACTTAAAATAAGGGTTATTAATGTGGTTGATTTAATGACGCTAACGCCGAAGGAAGAACACCCTAACGGCTTATCCGATAAGGAATTCGATACCCTGTTTACGGAAGACAAACCGGTTGTTTTTGCCTTCCACGGGTATCCGTGGCTGATACACAGGCTTAGCTACAGAAGAACGAACCACAAAAATATTCATGTAAGGGGCTACAAAGAGGAAGGAACAACAACCACGCCTTTTGATATGACGGTTAGAAACGACTTAGACAGATTCCATCTTGTCATGGATGCCGCAGACAGGGTTCCGTATCTTAAATATAAAGCCGCATATATTAAAGAGGAAATGACTAATAAAATTATAAATCACAAAGAATATATTTCAAAATACGATGACGATATGCCCGAGATTAAAAACTGGAAGTGGGTTTATAACACGCGGTAA
- a CDS encoding heavy metal translocating P-type ATPase: MKNEKIAVHGMTCEHCVKTVTKAVSSLKGVKSVNVSLKDKCADVTFDEGTTSASDIKKAIKEAGYETEEEGDPGHETKDRSPTLTDKGNAAPAQQKQYKFKISKMDCASCAETIVDTVKRIDGVKNARLNFVNETLYVDSGANNLSPDEIIKMVKFAGFGAELIDEARQAIPQGWTIQPAESKNKQEKPEAENLRFKIEGMHCTNCARTIEKGVGKIDGINKVTVNFAGESGFVSFDPSLTSKEAIFKAVTESGYTPVDETETGEEAEKSLSINAHIPFMDKWFRKIPDWKKDIYWLIFTFILTIPVVILTYKNMFGMAKMAETPNEFKIFILFILATIVQFTAGLTFYKGAYYSLKSFSANMDVLVALGISAAYFYSVAGVFLFKGELYFDTSVLLILFIRTGKLLEKISKQRAASSLKALFKLQANKANLIENNGAVKVVDTSSVKAGDVLLVKKGDKIPVDGVIMEGQTQIDESMLTGEPIPVEKKVNGEVSGATINIGQVIKIKALRVGKDTILSQIVRLVEDAQADKAPIQRIADEVTNYFVPIVVAISLAVFFSWRYIFHSNFLFALSAAIAVLVIACPCAMGLATPMALMVGSSIGLEKGILIKKSSGLEEIARINAVVFDKTGTITYGKPEVTDIIPLGSLPANEILKIAAYGEGFSSHPIAAAIVKKYNESNEKTAVGIDRAEIQPADYKEIGGLGITLNYGGKKIFIGKKGLFETENIDLSKFSELEEKYAKESKTVIGISAGSDMAGIITLADKVKKGAKEAITKLKSMGIAVYLLTGDNLNSAANVAVQVGIDEKNVIANVLPQDKLNEVKKLKNLGLKVAMVGDGINDAPALAYADVGIAIGSGTDVARETGDIILVKSDIKDAYKSVALGRKTLNKVKQNLFWAFFFNGLGIPFAAGVFYHFTGWLLPPAAAGAAMAVSSITVSLNSIMLRGYSKKIDRL, encoded by the coding sequence ATGAAAAATGAAAAAATAGCCGTCCACGGAATGACATGCGAACATTGCGTAAAAACTGTTACAAAAGCCGTATCTTCCCTTAAAGGAGTAAAATCCGTCAATGTAAGCCTTAAAGATAAATGCGCTGATGTGACATTCGACGAAGGAACTACCTCGGCTTCGGATATTAAAAAAGCCATAAAAGAAGCGGGTTATGAAACCGAAGAAGAAGGCGACCCTGGACATGAAACAAAAGACCGTTCTCCCACCTTGACTGATAAAGGAAATGCCGCCCCCGCGCAACAAAAACAATATAAATTTAAAATAAGCAAAATGGACTGCGCTTCATGCGCGGAAACCATAGTGGACACCGTAAAAAGAATAGACGGCGTCAAAAACGCGCGGCTTAATTTCGTAAACGAAACCCTCTATGTCGATTCGGGTGCAAATAATCTTTCGCCCGATGAAATAATTAAAATGGTTAAATTTGCAGGGTTCGGCGCCGAGCTTATAGACGAAGCACGGCAAGCCATACCGCAAGGTTGGACAATTCAACCGGCAGAGAGTAAAAATAAACAGGAAAAACCGGAAGCAGAAAACCTCAGATTTAAGATAGAAGGAATGCACTGTACCAACTGTGCCAGAACTATCGAAAAAGGGGTCGGGAAGATCGATGGAATAAATAAAGTAACCGTTAATTTTGCCGGGGAAAGCGGATTTGTATCGTTCGACCCGTCCCTAACATCTAAAGAGGCTATATTTAAAGCCGTAACGGAAAGCGGATACACGCCTGTGGACGAAACTGAAACCGGCGAAGAGGCGGAAAAATCCTTAAGCATAAACGCACATATCCCGTTTATGGACAAATGGTTTCGTAAAATACCCGATTGGAAAAAAGATATTTATTGGCTTATATTCACATTTATTCTTACGATTCCCGTCGTTATACTGACCTATAAAAATATGTTCGGCATGGCAAAAATGGCGGAAACCCCGAATGAATTTAAGATATTTATTTTATTTATATTAGCCACGATAGTTCAATTTACCGCCGGACTTACATTTTATAAAGGCGCCTATTATTCTTTAAAAAGCTTTTCCGCCAATATGGATGTTCTCGTCGCATTGGGAATATCCGCCGCTTATTTTTATTCCGTCGCGGGGGTATTTTTATTTAAAGGCGAACTTTATTTCGATACATCCGTTTTGCTTATACTCTTTATCAGAACGGGAAAACTGCTGGAAAAGATTTCAAAACAGAGAGCGGCATCATCATTAAAAGCCTTGTTTAAACTTCAGGCTAACAAAGCGAACCTTATCGAAAACAACGGGGCAGTGAAGGTGGTGGACACTTCGAGCGTGAAAGCGGGGGATGTTCTTTTAGTAAAAAAGGGCGATAAAATTCCCGTTGACGGTGTAATCATGGAGGGGCAAACCCAGATAGACGAGTCTATGCTGACGGGCGAGCCTATCCCCGTTGAAAAAAAGGTTAACGGCGAGGTAAGCGGCGCAACGATAAACATAGGGCAGGTTATAAAAATAAAGGCTTTGAGGGTTGGCAAGGATACCATACTCTCCCAGATTGTCCGCTTAGTCGAAGATGCCCAGGCGGATAAAGCCCCCATTCAGCGAATAGCCGATGAAGTAACTAACTATTTTGTTCCAATCGTCGTTGCAATATCTTTAGCAGTATTCTTCTCATGGAGATATATTTTTCATTCTAATTTTTTATTTGCTCTATCCGCCGCTATCGCAGTACTGGTTATAGCCTGCCCCTGCGCAATGGGGCTTGCTACGCCTATGGCTCTTATGGTTGGAAGTTCAATCGGCCTCGAAAAGGGGATATTAATAAAAAAATCATCCGGCCTCGAAGAAATCGCAAGAATAAACGCCGTTGTTTTTGATAAAACTGGTACAATTACTTACGGCAAACCTGAGGTAACGGATATAATACCCTTAGGCAGTTTACCCGCAAACGAAATTTTAAAAATCGCTGCTTACGGAGAGGGTTTCTCCTCCCACCCTATTGCAGCGGCAATAGTTAAGAAATATAACGAATCTAACGAAAAAACTGCCGTCGGTATAGACAGAGCCGAGATTCAGCCTGCCGATTATAAAGAAATAGGCGGCCTTGGCATAACATTGAATTACGGCGGTAAAAAGATTTTTATCGGGAAGAAAGGGCTGTTCGAGACCGAAAATATCGATTTGTCTAAATTTAGCGAACTTGAGGAAAAATATGCAAAGGAAAGCAAAACCGTTATCGGAATTTCTGCCGGCTCAGATATGGCCGGCATTATTACTTTAGCAGACAAAGTTAAGAAAGGGGCAAAAGAAGCGATAACTAAATTAAAATCCATGGGTATAGCGGTATATCTTTTAACGGGGGATAATCTAAATTCAGCTGCAAACGTTGCCGTTCAAGTGGGGATAGACGAAAAAAATGTCATCGCAAATGTTTTACCGCAGGACAAACTTAATGAAGTAAAAAAACTAAAAAATTTAGGCTTAAAAGTCGCAATGGTCGGCGACGGCATAAACGATGCGCCGGCGCTGGCTTATGCCGATGTAGGAATAGCAATAGGCAGCGGAACCGATGTCGCAAGGGAAACCGGCGACATTATATTAGTAAAAAGCGATATTAAAGATGCTTATAAAAGCGTGGCGCTCGGCAGAAAAACTTTAAACAAAGTGAAACAAAACCTTTTTTGGGCATTTTTCTTTAACGGGCTAGGTATTCCGTTCGCGGCGGGGGTTTTTTACCACTTCACCGGCTGGCTGCTGCCGCCGGCAGCAGCGGGGGCGGCAATGGCGGTTTCCAGTATAACCGTGTCGCTTAACTCCATTATGTTAAGGGGCTATTCAAAGAAAATAGATAGGTTATGA
- a CDS encoding pantetheine-phosphate adenylyltransferase, with protein MANISKYKTAVYPGSFDPVTYGHLDVLKRSLSVFDKVVVAVACNKKKPYLFKQSMRIDLIDRILKEDEEIDNGRVEVIALKGLLVKYVESINAKVIIRGLRAVSDFEYELQLAITNRTLNSDIETIFMMTAEKYSFLSSTIVKEISRLGGDVSSMVPKVIASELAKIYSKGENDETLM; from the coding sequence ATGGCAAATATATCTAAATATAAAACCGCCGTTTACCCTGGTTCATTCGACCCTGTTACTTACGGTCATTTAGATGTTTTAAAAAGAAGTCTCAGCGTATTTGACAAGGTGGTTGTAGCGGTTGCCTGCAATAAAAAGAAGCCTTATCTTTTTAAGCAGTCTATGAGGATTGACCTTATAGACAGGATTTTAAAAGAAGACGAAGAAATCGACAACGGCAGGGTTGAAGTAATAGCTTTAAAGGGGCTCCTTGTTAAGTATGTGGAAAGTATTAACGCAAAGGTAATTATAAGGGGCCTTAGGGCAGTTTCCGATTTTGAATACGAACTTCAGCTTGCGATAACTAACAGGACGCTTAATTCCGACATAGAGACGATATTTATGATGACCGCCGAAAAGTACTCATTTTTAAGTTCCACGATAGTCAAGGAGATTTCCCGTCTCGGAGGAGATGTTTCCAGCATGGTTCCGAAGGTAATAGCCTCCGAGCTTGCGAAAATTTATTCCAAAGGAGAAAATGATGAAACTCTCATGTAG
- a CDS encoding pyridoxal phosphate-dependent aminotransferase, with protein MKLSCRASSIKPSATLAITAKAKKLKAEGKNIIGFGAGEPDFDTPGYIKDAVKDALDKGYTKYTPVSGIEELKSAIADKFLSDYNVGYEQSEIIVSCGGKHSLYNLFSALLNEGDEIIIPSPYWVSYTEIIKLSGGVPVIVDTSRNGFKFNLRMLESNLTKKTKGLIINSPSNPTGVLMDEKDIIEIANFVKKKGLYIITDDIYEKIIFDDKKFFNALMAGKSMKENTVAVNAVSKTYSMTGFRIGYTAGPKDLISAMNNIQSQSTSNPTTFAQYGALAALKGGYDFTVMMRNEFQKRRDYMMDFFDKNIKSITPVKPDGAFYIFADISKVFGESENKINSSTEFCDYLLDKYLVAAVPGVEFGNDNFIRLSFATSLDVIKEGLNRIKEAVSF; from the coding sequence ATGAAACTCTCATGTAGAGCGTCTTCAATAAAACCGTCGGCCACTCTTGCCATAACCGCAAAGGCTAAGAAACTTAAAGCCGAAGGGAAAAATATTATCGGTTTTGGGGCGGGCGAGCCGGATTTCGACACGCCGGGCTATATCAAAGACGCCGTAAAAGATGCCCTTGACAAAGGTTATACCAAATATACCCCCGTGTCGGGAATCGAGGAGCTTAAATCGGCGATTGCGGATAAGTTTTTATCCGATTATAATGTCGGATACGAACAGAGCGAGATAATCGTTTCTTGCGGAGGAAAGCACAGCCTTTACAATCTCTTTTCGGCTCTCTTAAACGAAGGCGACGAGATTATTATTCCATCGCCCTATTGGGTGTCTTATACCGAAATCATAAAGCTTTCCGGCGGCGTTCCGGTTATAGTCGATACATCCCGAAACGGGTTTAAATTTAACCTGAGAATGCTCGAAAGCAATTTGACGAAAAAGACAAAGGGATTAATCATAAACAGTCCTTCTAATCCTACAGGGGTTTTAATGGACGAGAAAGATATTATCGAAATTGCAAACTTTGTCAAAAAGAAAGGTTTATACATAATAACCGACGATATTTACGAAAAAATAATCTTTGACGATAAAAAATTTTTTAATGCGCTGATGGCCGGCAAATCGATGAAAGAAAATACCGTTGCCGTCAATGCAGTTTCCAAGACATACTCTATGACAGGATTCAGAATAGGCTATACGGCCGGCCCCAAAGATTTAATATCGGCAATGAATAATATCCAGTCCCAAAGCACATCCAACCCCACGACATTTGCCCAATACGGGGCTTTGGCGGCATTAAAGGGCGGCTATGATTTTACCGTTATGATGCGGAACGAATTTCAAAAAAGAAGGGATTATATGATGGATTTTTTTGACAAAAACATAAAAAGCATCACTCCCGTTAAGCCGGATGGGGCATTTTATATATTTGCCGATATTTCAAAGGTCTTTGGCGAAAGCGAGAATAAAATAAATTCCTCGACCGAATTTTGCGATTATCTTTTAGATAAATATCTTGTCGCAGCCGTTCCCGGCGTTGAGTTTGGCAATGACAATTTTATAAGGCTGTCTTTTGCGACAAGCCTCGATGTCATAAAAGAAGGTTTAAATAGAATAAAAGAAGCGGTATCCTTTTGA
- a CDS encoding HAD family hydrolase: MEKCVFLDRDGVLIKDVGYLKNPDDIILMPQTIEALKNLKKIGFLLIIVTNQAGVAKGFFTVDDLERVNKRLIKVYETNDIAIDDLYFCPHHENGIVEPYNIKCSCRKPDLGMVVKGVEKFGIDINKSFMIGDKDSDILLAKNSGLRSFYIKNSMYEHDENITPDFYVSDLKEASDIIIELQGG, from the coding sequence ATGGAAAAATGCGTATTTTTAGACAGGGACGGCGTTCTGATTAAAGATGTAGGCTATTTAAAAAATCCGGACGATATAATTTTAATGCCGCAAACGATCGAGGCATTAAAGAATTTAAAGAAAATCGGGTTTTTGCTCATAATAGTTACAAATCAGGCGGGTGTCGCAAAAGGTTTTTTCACCGTAGATGATTTGGAAAGAGTTAATAAAAGATTGATAAAGGTTTATGAAACTAACGATATTGCGATAGACGATTTATATTTTTGCCCCCACCACGAAAATGGAATTGTAGAGCCTTATAATATCAAATGCTCTTGCAGAAAGCCCGATTTAGGAATGGTGGTTAAGGGCGTAGAAAAGTTCGGCATCGATATTAATAAATCATTTATGATTGGAGATAAGGACAGCGATATTCTTCTCGCAAAAAATTCCGGTTTAAGGTCGTTTTATATAAAAAATTCGATGTACGAACATGATGAAAATATAACCCCGGATTTTTATGTTTCAGATTTGAAAGAAGCTTCGGATATTATAATAGAATTACAGGGCGGCTGA
- a CDS encoding 30S ribosomal protein S20, whose translation MANHKSAEKRARQTKKRTLRNTGSISKMKTNIKKFKAAVSQNDKEKALELFKLNASYIMHLASKSIIHKNNASRKISALARLHNSIKQD comes from the coding sequence ATGGCAAATCATAAATCGGCTGAGAAAAGGGCAAGGCAAACGAAAAAAAGAACTTTGCGCAACACAGGCAGTATTTCGAAAATGAAAACGAATATTAAAAAATTTAAAGCGGCTGTTTCTCAAAACGATAAAGAAAAGGCTCTGGAACTTTTTAAATTAAATGCGTCTTATATTATGCATTTGGCATCCAAAAGTATAATTCATAAAAATAATGCCTCAAGGAAAATCTCGGCGCTGGCGAGGCTTCATAACTCAATCAAACAGGATTAG
- the holA gene encoding DNA polymerase III subunit delta: MEKDTLVYFFYGEDDFRIAKEIEKIKSGILKKEQTDFNFDRLISPLPVDFLTIANSYPVLSEKRVIQVEDFDGSFLNDTELLDYLNSPSPSTVIIFYDNSPKINENIKFFKELKTKNYFKLHKIRLLYENELFSYIRNLSKEKGIKISDEAVYYLIRYTGNNTVNIDNELNKIVSGIKPENKSKELSVNELKPLLAFSKTFTIFDFIDKILDRDIRGAFSIFGVIYNDGEEPVKIISVLYNEARKLHKAKVQESSGMDFETILRINGVLPFLKKKFLKNLSLFSVHELKRIMELLGETDFRLKTTSHPQNLIFEEFIFKLGFLDISRNLR; the protein is encoded by the coding sequence ATGGAAAAAGATACTCTCGTCTATTTTTTTTACGGGGAAGATGATTTTAGAATTGCTAAGGAAATAGAAAAAATAAAATCCGGAATATTAAAAAAAGAACAGACGGATTTTAATTTTGACAGGCTTATATCCCCCTTGCCCGTCGATTTTTTAACCATAGCCAACAGTTATCCTGTGCTTTCGGAAAAAAGGGTTATACAGGTAGAAGATTTTGACGGCTCGTTTCTTAATGATACGGAACTGCTTGATTACTTAAACTCTCCATCTCCGTCAACAGTAATCATTTTTTATGATAACAGCCCGAAAATTAACGAAAATATTAAATTTTTCAAGGAATTAAAAACCAAAAATTATTTTAAACTTCATAAAATCAGGCTTCTATATGAAAATGAACTTTTCTCTTATATTAGAAATTTATCTAAAGAAAAAGGTATAAAAATTTCCGATGAAGCAGTATATTACCTCATTAGATATACGGGTAATAACACGGTAAATATCGATAACGAACTTAACAAAATAGTATCGGGAATTAAACCCGAAAACAAATCAAAAGAACTTTCCGTTAACGAATTAAAGCCGCTTCTTGCTTTTTCAAAAACATTCACTATTTTTGATTTTATCGATAAAATATTAGACAGGGATATAAGGGGGGCATTTTCAATATTCGGCGTTATTTATAATGACGGGGAAGAGCCTGTAAAAATTATATCGGTATTGTATAACGAAGCGAGAAAGCTCCATAAAGCAAAGGTGCAGGAATCCTCGGGTATGGATTTCGAAACCATTTTACGGATAAACGGGGTTCTGCCTTTTCTCAAAAAGAAATTTCTAAAAAATCTATCTTTATTTTCTGTTCATGAACTTAAAAGAATTATGGAACTGCTGGGAGAAACGGATTTCAGGCTTAAAACAACATCCCACCCTCAAAACCTGATATTCGAAGAATTTATCTTTAAACTTGGGTTTTTAGATATTTCCAGAAACTTAAGATAA
- the secG gene encoding preprotein translocase subunit SecG, giving the protein MIEFLTIILIVSAVFLVIVILMQQGKGQEMGAVFGGSSQTIFGASGAGNFLTKATAILALIFMASAFLISYISARQISPIAIKSYIKKTEKPPLVKKAAKPAPKDQALTKPFKPLKTVNNK; this is encoded by the coding sequence ATGATAGAATTTTTGACGATTATATTAATAGTTTCCGCCGTTTTCTTGGTTATCGTTATTCTTATGCAGCAGGGCAAAGGACAAGAAATGGGCGCCGTGTTCGGGGGGAGTTCCCAAACCATATTTGGAGCTTCCGGCGCGGGCAATTTTTTAACTAAAGCTACCGCTATTTTAGCCTTAATTTTTATGGCTTCGGCATTTCTAATATCTTATATTTCGGCCAGGCAGATAAGCCCTATCGCAATTAAAAGTTACATTAAAAAGACGGAAAAACCGCCTTTAGTTAAAAAGGCTGCCAAGCCTGCTCCAAAAGACCAAGCCTTAACTAAGCCATTTAAGCCGTTAAAAACGGTTAATAATAAATAA
- a CDS encoding HD domain-containing protein, with translation MRDLRKGELPCMEKKENYLPILIESLIFGKNSDYPLYIKSGENYILYRAKALIFSQSDALRLKNNGVDHLYIKGEDKEKYDGDIMGHMESIVNSKDLALEEKAVKIYIYSKVYAEYLITTGNLKDNKENVKKTIEATIDYLLISEFAFTNLLNLSDYDYNEVSHGINVSIYAMSLANRLGFANKISLFEIGLAGLIHDIGKLKIPKALLSKRGLGEIELNEIQKHPIYSKDIALQNDMENNDIINGILDHHEASNGSGYPFGKTEEDISTYGKILIIANKFDSLTRNRPYRIKLNMPDALNQMNLNSHLYNNAFLREFTLLMSKNIS, from the coding sequence AAGCCTGATTTTTGGCAAAAATTCCGACTACCCCCTTTATATAAAATCGGGAGAAAACTATATTTTATACAGGGCAAAAGCCCTCATATTTTCTCAAAGCGATGCTTTAAGATTAAAAAACAACGGCGTAGACCATCTTTACATTAAAGGAGAGGATAAAGAAAAATATGACGGCGATATAATGGGACATATGGAAAGTATCGTAAACTCAAAAGATTTAGCTCTCGAAGAAAAGGCCGTAAAAATTTATATTTATTCTAAAGTTTACGCGGAATATCTTATAACAACGGGAAATCTTAAGGATAATAAGGAAAATGTCAAAAAAACCATCGAAGCCACAATCGATTATCTTTTAATCAGCGAATTTGCTTTTACTAATCTTTTAAATCTTTCGGATTACGATTATAATGAAGTAAGCCACGGGATTAATGTTAGTATTTATGCCATGTCTTTGGCAAACAGGCTTGGCTTTGCCAATAAAATTTCGCTTTTTGAAATCGGTTTAGCGGGGCTTATACACGATATCGGAAAATTAAAAATTCCCAAAGCGCTTCTGTCAAAAAGGGGTTTGGGGGAAATCGAACTTAACGAAATCCAAAAACACCCTATATATTCAAAAGATATTGCGCTGCAAAACGATATGGAGAATAATGACATTATTAACGGTATTTTAGACCATCACGAAGCTTCAAACGGCTCGGGTTACCCGTTCGGCAAGACAGAAGAAGATATTTCCACTTACGGAAAGATTTTAATAATCGCCAACAAATTCGATTCTCTTACAAGGAATAGGCCGTATAGAATAAAATTAAACATGCCGGACGCGTTAAACCAGATGAACTTAAACAGCCATCTTTATAATAACGCATTCTTAAGGGAATTTACCCTGCTTATGTCAAAGAATATTAGCTAA